The following proteins are encoded in a genomic region of Coffea eugenioides isolate CCC68of chromosome 6, Ceug_1.0, whole genome shotgun sequence:
- the LOC113776019 gene encoding R3H domain-containing protein 2-like has translation MDSNSSSLSSPPPAAADVAAGAQNGVVLVQKEKDKEAAAAPAAAYLSMVDPFLVEALQNPRHRLTILRMELDIQKFLQNGDLQQFEFQHFPTSYLRLAAHRVAQHYGLLTMVKDNLVDGQGTRILVRKQAESKFPAVCLSDVPAKLSENDKNEQIKIVIRSRPTKASSNDSGEFGLKRSPVRTVEERKEEYDRARARIFSSQSSSESDDILTQVSSDGKNLCLGVEDNENLKNSVADFEKSFMSREYSASSRVAIFRDREKDRTDPDYDRSYERYVKNVPMNQSFTLSPYVQKFQHPYVQYDSAFPQLGQMPGTQAPLSYTNPVMSPFCAMGLNQTSRDAVYMQWPSQSMMYAQSYDQFRHAVFQAPFCQQPLSFDYSQNY, from the exons ATGGATTCGAATTCTTCTTCTCTATCATCACCACCACCGGCGGCTGCTGATGTAGCAGCTGGGGCTCAGAACGGTGTCGTTCTTGTCCAGAAGGAGAAGGATAAGGAGGCGGCTGCAGCTCCTGCCGCTGCTTATTTGTCAATGGTGGACCCTTTTTTGGTTGAGGCCCTGCAAAATCCTCGTCATCGTCTAACTA TTCTGCGGATGGAGCTCGATATACAGAAGTTCTTGCAGAATGGTGATTTGCAGCAGTTTGAGTTCCAGCATTTCCCCACTTCCTACCTACGTCTTGCAGCACATAGAGTTGCTCAACACTATGGTCTGCTGACTATGGTGAAGGATAATCTTGTGGATGGTCAGGGAACAAGAATTTTGGTCAGGAAACAAGCAGAGAGCAAGTTTCCTGCTGTATGTCTGTCAGATGTCCCAGCTAAACTGTCAGAGAATGATAAAAATGAACAGATTAAAATAGTCATCAGGTCAAGGCCTACCAAAGCATCTTCAAATGACAGTGGTGAATTTGGTTTAAAGCGCAGTCCTGTTAGAACTGTGGAGGAGAGAAAGGAGGAGTATGACAGGGCACGTGCTCGTATCTTCAGTAGTCAAAGTAGTTCTGAGTCAGATGACATCTTAACTCAAGTTTCTTCTGATGGGAAGAATTTATGTTTGGGTGTGGAGGataatgaaaatttgaaaaactcagTTGCTGATTTTGAGAAGAGCTTTATGAGCAGGGAATACAGTGCATCTTCGAGGGTGGCAATTTTTAGGGACAGGGAGAAGGATCGTACTGATCCTGATTATGATCGAAGTTACGAGAG GTATGTTAAGAATGTTCCTATGAATCAAAGCTTTACCTTGTCGCCGTATGTCCAGAAGTTCCAACACCCATATGTGCAGTATGATTCTGCTTTCCCTCAGTTAGGTCAGATGCCTGGGACCCAAGCTCCTCTCAGCTACACGAATCCAGTTATGAGCCCTTTCTGCGCCATGGGATTGAATCAAACATCAAGGGATGCTGTATACATGCAGTGGCCTTCCCAGTCGATGATGTATGCTCAATCATATGATCAATTTAGGCATGCTGTTTTTCAG GCCCCCTTTTGTCAGCAGCCTCTGAGTTTTGACTACTCGCAGAACTATTAA